One Streptomyces lincolnensis genomic region harbors:
- a CDS encoding nucleotide sugar dehydrogenase: MPADLAVIGLGPYGLPLAQAAVAAGIPTLGFRTGPEAGSLSPAELRRMLSGGFRHATSPAELGRVRTAVICAPTPPGADGGPDLGQVEAAARTLAARLRPHTTVILESPVHPGTTEDFLRPLLEEGSGLRAGRDFHLAYSPSRVDPGNRDFTPANTPKVIGGLTPACTESAAAFYSRLTDKVVRARGPREAETVQLLETNYRHVNIALVNEMAVLCHELGVDLWDVVRCAETKPFGFQAFRPGPGVGGHSTAQDLTGHTGRTLRMVELAQQVNHQMPRYVIQRAAALLNEHGKSARGARVLLLGVTYKPDLADQQATPAQEIAVRLMQLGASVSYHDPHIPSWNVLDRPVPRADSLYEAAADADLTILLQQHRTYDLQGLSVKAQLLLDTRGATPTGAAHRL, from the coding sequence ATGCCCGCAGATCTCGCCGTCATCGGACTCGGCCCCTACGGACTGCCCCTGGCCCAGGCCGCCGTCGCCGCCGGCATCCCCACGCTCGGCTTCCGCACTGGACCCGAGGCCGGCTCGCTCAGCCCCGCCGAACTGCGCCGGATGCTCTCGGGGGGCTTCCGGCACGCCACCAGCCCGGCCGAACTGGGCCGGGTGCGCACCGCCGTCATCTGCGCCCCCACACCACCCGGCGCGGACGGCGGACCCGACCTGGGCCAGGTGGAGGCGGCCGCCCGCACCCTGGCCGCCCGTCTGCGCCCGCACACCACGGTGATCCTGGAGTCGCCGGTGCACCCGGGCACCACCGAGGACTTCCTGCGTCCGCTCCTCGAAGAGGGTTCGGGCCTGCGCGCGGGCCGCGACTTCCACCTCGCCTACTCCCCCAGCCGGGTCGACCCCGGCAACCGCGACTTCACCCCCGCCAACACCCCCAAGGTGATCGGTGGCCTGACCCCCGCCTGCACCGAGTCCGCCGCCGCCTTCTACAGCCGTCTCACCGACAAGGTGGTACGCGCGCGTGGACCGCGCGAGGCCGAGACCGTGCAACTCCTGGAGACCAACTACCGGCACGTCAACATCGCCCTGGTCAACGAGATGGCCGTGCTGTGCCACGAGTTGGGCGTCGACCTGTGGGACGTCGTCCGCTGCGCGGAGACCAAGCCGTTCGGCTTCCAGGCCTTCCGCCCCGGCCCCGGCGTCGGCGGCCACTCCACCGCACAGGACCTGACCGGCCACACCGGCCGCACCCTGCGCATGGTGGAGCTCGCCCAGCAGGTCAACCACCAGATGCCGCGCTACGTCATCCAGCGCGCCGCGGCCCTCCTCAACGAGCACGGCAAGTCCGCGCGCGGCGCCCGGGTCCTGCTCCTCGGTGTCACCTACAAGCCCGACCTCGCCGACCAGCAGGCCACCCCCGCCCAGGAGATCGCGGTCCGGCTGATGCAACTCGGCGCCTCCGTCAGCTACCACGACCCGCACATCCCGTCCTGGAACGTCCTGGACCGCCCGGTCCCGCGCGCCGACTCCCTCTACGAGGCCGCCGCCGACGCCGACCTGACGATCCTGCTCCAGCAGCACCGCACGTACGACCTCCAAGGCCTGTCCGTGAAGGCCCAGTTGCTCCTGGACACGCGCGGGGCCACACCGACGGGGGCGGCCCACCGGCTCTGA
- a CDS encoding serine/threonine-protein kinase: protein MSEAERAGTSRQGSRQDDGERLLAGRYRLGGVLGRGGMGTVWRAEDETLGRTVAVKELRFPTNIDEDEKRRLITRTLREAKAIARIRNNSAVTVYDVVEEDDRPWIVMELVEGKSLAEVIREDGLLEPKRAAEVGLAVLDVLRSAHRQGILHRDVKPSNVLISEDGRVVLTDFGIAQVEGDPSITSTGMLVGAPSYISPERARGHKPGPAADLWSLGGLLYASVEGAPPYDKGSAIATLTAVMTEPLEDPKNAGPLKDVIYGLLTKDPAKRLDDAGARTMLNAVIHAPEPKAEPEPAMDATKVVPLPPQPEERADKKGSADKRSSGGTGGKRGEEAGERLRGALRSMRKAAGAGGAAAAASRTKSGATDGGSGSDSDAAAPSGPASGSGTTRTGAAGAAASGATGTAGSSAPAGSRGDASGSGSGGAVSSGKSAKTAAGSSAATSSPAAASPSPAPSLSSKPASASAASSSSPTSSSPTSSSATSPAATSSTASGSASTGVPGPRSGAAQGANGGAAGRSSGWPVMTPPDLPSRPVPRAPLTDVVPKRTLVIIAVVVALAVLGTVLALTLDGDGNSDGAKGGGGTKVTAGPSASADTKDDEGTGAHTDGSESTKPSAGSGSKATPSGGASASGGAGAGSGSGDAGSGDSAVKSTHKGSQGYSIGLPAGWKYRSSDAAGDRFAGPDGQRLLIAWTSTPKGDPVTDWKNQESGMRRAQYERIRIEAVDYRGWNTADWEFTYSDGGTTYRTIDRGFVVNGSLGYALMYTAKAANWDTDLREGTWRTLTESFTPKP, encoded by the coding sequence ATGTCGGAGGCGGAGCGGGCGGGGACATCCCGTCAGGGATCTCGTCAGGACGACGGCGAGCGTCTTCTCGCCGGGCGGTACCGCCTGGGAGGGGTGCTCGGTCGCGGTGGCATGGGCACGGTGTGGCGGGCCGAGGACGAGACCCTGGGCCGGACGGTCGCCGTCAAGGAACTGCGGTTCCCGACCAACATCGACGAGGACGAGAAGCGTCGGCTGATCACGCGCACGCTGCGTGAGGCCAAGGCGATCGCGCGGATCCGCAACAACAGCGCGGTGACGGTCTACGACGTGGTCGAGGAGGACGACCGGCCGTGGATCGTGATGGAACTCGTCGAGGGCAAGTCGCTCGCCGAGGTCATCCGTGAGGACGGCCTGCTGGAGCCGAAGCGCGCGGCGGAGGTGGGCCTCGCCGTCCTCGACGTACTGCGCTCCGCGCACCGCCAGGGCATCCTGCACCGCGACGTGAAGCCGTCCAACGTGCTGATCTCCGAGGACGGCCGGGTCGTGCTCACCGACTTCGGCATCGCCCAGGTCGAGGGCGACCCGTCCATCACCTCCACCGGCATGCTCGTCGGCGCGCCCTCCTACATCTCCCCGGAGCGGGCCCGCGGACACAAGCCGGGCCCCGCGGCCGACCTGTGGTCGCTCGGCGGCCTGCTCTACGCCTCGGTCGAGGGCGCGCCGCCCTACGACAAGGGGTCCGCGATCGCGACCCTGACCGCGGTGATGACCGAGCCGCTGGAGGATCCGAAGAACGCCGGGCCGCTGAAGGACGTCATCTACGGCCTGCTCACCAAGGACCCCGCCAAGCGGCTCGACGACGCGGGCGCGCGGACGATGCTCAACGCCGTGATCCACGCGCCGGAACCGAAGGCCGAGCCGGAGCCGGCGATGGACGCCACGAAGGTGGTGCCGCTGCCTCCGCAGCCCGAGGAGCGCGCGGACAAGAAGGGTTCCGCGGACAAGAGGAGTTCCGGGGGTACCGGAGGCAAGCGCGGCGAGGAGGCGGGCGAGCGGCTGCGCGGCGCGCTGCGCTCCATGCGGAAGGCCGCCGGTGCCGGTGGCGCCGCCGCGGCCGCCTCCCGCACCAAGTCCGGTGCGACCGATGGCGGTTCGGGATCGGACAGTGACGCGGCGGCTCCCTCGGGTCCCGCGTCCGGAAGCGGGACGACCAGGACCGGGGCCGCCGGTGCGGCGGCTTCGGGAGCGACCGGCACGGCGGGTTCGTCGGCGCCGGCGGGTTCGCGTGGGGACGCGTCCGGTTCGGGTTCGGGCGGTGCGGTGTCCTCCGGGAAGTCGGCGAAGACGGCGGCGGGTTCGTCGGCCGCGACGTCCTCTCCGGCCGCGGCTTCGCCTTCGCCTGCACCCTCGCTCTCGTCCAAGCCCGCGTCTGCTTCGGCAGCTTCGTCTTCTTCGCCCACCTCTTCTTCGCCCACCTCTTCCTCGGCCACTTCGCCTGCCGCCACCTCCTCCACGGCGTCCGGCTCCGCGTCGACCGGTGTGCCCGGCCCGCGGAGTGGAGCCGCGCAGGGTGCGAACGGCGGGGCCGCGGGCCGGAGTTCCGGGTGGCCCGTCATGACGCCGCCGGACCTGCCGTCGCGGCCCGTGCCCAGGGCGCCGCTCACCGACGTGGTGCCGAAGCGGACCCTGGTGATCATCGCCGTGGTCGTGGCGCTCGCCGTGCTCGGCACCGTGCTGGCGCTGACGCTCGACGGCGACGGCAACTCCGACGGAGCCAAGGGCGGTGGCGGGACCAAGGTGACCGCCGGTCCGAGCGCGAGCGCCGACACCAAGGACGACGAGGGCACCGGCGCCCACACGGACGGCTCGGAGAGCACCAAGCCGTCGGCCGGGTCCGGATCGAAGGCCACGCCGAGCGGCGGGGCGAGCGCGTCCGGTGGTGCGGGGGCCGGGTCGGGCTCCGGTGACGCCGGTTCCGGCGACAGCGCGGTGAAATCGACGCACAAGGGCAGCCAGGGGTACTCGATCGGGCTGCCGGCGGGGTGGAAGTATCGCTCCTCGGACGCCGCGGGTGACCGGTTCGCCGGGCCCGACGGGCAGCGGCTGCTCATCGCCTGGACGTCCACGCCCAAGGGCGATCCGGTCACCGACTGGAAGAACCAGGAAAGCGGCATGCGGCGCGCCCAGTACGAGCGGATCCGAATAGAGGCGGTGGACTACCGCGGCTGGAACACGGCCGACTGGGAGTTCACCTACTCGGACGGCGGGACGACGTACCGGACGATCGACCGGGGATTCGTCGTCAACGGCAGCCTGGGATACGCGCTGATGTACACGGCGAAAGCCGCGAACTGGGACACGGACCTGCGCGAGGGCACCTGGCGGACACTGACGGAGAGCTTCACGCCGAAGCCTTGA
- a CDS encoding response regulator transcription factor, with product MTSVLVCDDSPLAREALRRAVATVPGVERVTTAANGEEVLRRWGADRSDLILMDVRMPGLGGVETVRRLLSADPGARIIMLTVAEDLDGVALAVAAGARGYLHKDASRAELRATVTQALADPTWRLAPRRLRSAEMGAAPTLTAREIQVLEGMSHGRSNAEIGRELFLSEDTVKTHARRLFKKLGASDRAHAVALGFRWGLVR from the coding sequence ATGACATCCGTCCTCGTCTGCGACGACTCCCCGCTTGCCCGAGAGGCGCTCCGCCGCGCGGTCGCGACCGTGCCCGGCGTCGAGCGTGTGACGACGGCGGCCAACGGCGAGGAAGTCCTCCGCCGCTGGGGCGCCGACCGCTCGGACCTGATTCTGATGGACGTACGCATGCCCGGTCTGGGCGGCGTCGAGACCGTCCGGCGGCTGCTGTCCGCCGACCCCGGGGCGCGCATCATCATGCTCACCGTCGCCGAGGACCTCGACGGAGTGGCCCTCGCGGTCGCCGCGGGAGCTCGGGGCTATCTGCACAAGGACGCCTCGCGCGCCGAGCTGCGGGCGACGGTGACACAGGCGCTCGCCGACCCGACCTGGCGGCTCGCCCCGCGGCGGCTGCGGTCCGCGGAGATGGGCGCTGCGCCCACGCTCACGGCGCGCGAGATCCAGGTGCTCGAAGGGATGAGCCACGGGCGGTCCAACGCGGAGATCGGGCGCGAGCTGTTCCTGTCCGAGGACACGGTCAAGACACATGCCCGGCGGTTGTTCAAGAAGCTCGGGGCTTCGGACCGGGCGCACGCGGTCGCTCTCGGGTTCCGGTGGGGTCTCGTTCGCTGA
- the guaB gene encoding IMP dehydrogenase, with protein sequence MTANVDGVPGKFATLGLTYDDVLLLPGASEVLPGAVDTSSRISRNVRVNIPLLSAAMDKVTESRMAIAMARLGGVGVLHRNLSVEDQVNQVDLVKRSESGMVTDPITVHPEATLAEADALCAKFRISGVPVTDPAGKLLGIVTNRDMAFETDRSRQVREVMTPMPLVTGQVGISGGEAMELLRRHKIEKLPLVDEAGVLKGLITVKDFVKAEKYPNAAKDSEGRLLVGAAVGASPEALERAQALAEAGVDFLVVDTSHGHNSNALSWMSKIKSSVGVDVIGGNVATRDGAQALIDAGVDGIKVGVGPGSICTTRVVAGIGVPQVTAIYEASLAARPAGIPLIGDGGLQYSGDIGKALAAGADTVMLGSLLAGCEESPGELQFINGKQFKSYRGMGSLGAMQSRGQGKSYSKDRYFQAEVSADDKLVPEGIEGQVPYRGPLSSVLHQLVGGLRQTMGYVGAATIDEMESKGRFVRITSAGLKESHPHDIQMTVEAPNYSRK encoded by the coding sequence ATGACTGCGAACGTCGACGGAGTGCCCGGAAAATTCGCGACACTCGGGCTGACCTACGACGACGTGCTGCTGCTGCCGGGCGCCTCCGAGGTGCTCCCCGGCGCGGTCGACACCTCGTCCCGCATCTCCCGCAACGTCAGGGTGAACATCCCGCTGCTCTCGGCGGCCATGGACAAGGTGACCGAGTCCCGCATGGCCATCGCGATGGCCCGGCTCGGCGGCGTCGGCGTGCTGCACCGCAACCTCTCCGTCGAGGACCAGGTCAACCAGGTCGACCTGGTGAAGCGGTCCGAGTCCGGCATGGTCACCGACCCGATCACGGTGCATCCCGAGGCGACCCTCGCCGAGGCCGACGCGCTGTGCGCCAAGTTCCGCATCAGCGGCGTCCCGGTCACCGACCCGGCCGGCAAGCTGCTCGGCATCGTCACCAACCGCGACATGGCCTTCGAGACGGACCGCAGCCGTCAGGTGCGCGAGGTCATGACGCCGATGCCGCTGGTCACCGGCCAGGTCGGCATCTCCGGCGGCGAGGCGATGGAGCTGCTGCGCCGCCACAAGATCGAGAAGCTTCCCCTGGTCGACGAGGCGGGCGTCCTCAAGGGCCTCATCACGGTCAAGGACTTCGTCAAGGCGGAGAAGTACCCCAACGCAGCCAAGGACTCCGAGGGCCGGCTCCTCGTCGGTGCCGCCGTCGGCGCCAGTCCCGAGGCCCTGGAGCGCGCCCAGGCGCTCGCCGAGGCCGGTGTGGACTTCCTGGTCGTCGACACCTCGCACGGCCACAACAGCAACGCCCTCAGCTGGATGTCGAAGATCAAGTCGAGCGTCGGCGTCGACGTGATCGGCGGCAACGTCGCCACCCGCGACGGCGCCCAGGCGCTCATCGACGCCGGTGTCGACGGCATCAAGGTCGGTGTCGGACCGGGCTCCATCTGCACCACTCGCGTCGTCGCCGGCATCGGCGTCCCGCAGGTCACCGCCATCTACGAGGCCTCCCTCGCCGCCCGCCCCGCGGGCATCCCGCTGATCGGCGACGGCGGCCTCCAGTACTCCGGCGACATCGGCAAGGCGCTCGCCGCCGGCGCCGACACCGTGATGCTGGGCTCGCTGCTCGCGGGCTGCGAGGAGTCCCCGGGCGAGCTCCAGTTCATCAACGGCAAGCAGTTCAAGTCGTACCGCGGCATGGGCTCGCTCGGTGCCATGCAGTCCCGGGGCCAGGGCAAGTCGTACTCGAAGGACCGCTACTTCCAGGCCGAGGTCTCCGCCGACGACAAGCTCGTGCCCGAGGGCATCGAGGGGCAGGTGCCCTACCGCGGCCCGCTCTCCAGCGTCCTGCACCAGCTCGTCGGCGGGCTGCGCCAGACCATGGGCTACGTGGGCGCGGCCACCATCGACGAGATGGAGTCCAAGGGCCGCTTCGTGCGGATCACCTCGGCGGGTCTGAAGGAGTCGCACCCGCACGACATCCAGATGACGGTCGAGGCCCCGAACTACAGCCGGAAGTAG
- a CDS encoding WhiB family transcriptional regulator has protein sequence MADFSRLPGPNADLWDWQLLAACRGVDSSLFFHPEGERGAARSARENSAKEVCMRCPVRAQCAAHALAVREPYGVWGGLTEDEREELMGRARHRLVSASAGAGDSASNN, from the coding sequence ATGGCAGATTTCTCCCGCCTTCCCGGACCGAACGCGGACCTGTGGGACTGGCAGCTCCTGGCTGCCTGTCGCGGCGTGGACAGCTCGCTCTTCTTTCATCCGGAGGGCGAGCGCGGTGCGGCTCGGAGTGCTCGCGAGAACTCGGCCAAGGAGGTCTGCATGAGGTGCCCGGTGCGCGCGCAGTGCGCGGCGCACGCGCTGGCGGTGAGAGAGCCGTACGGCGTGTGGGGCGGGCTGACCGAGGACGAGCGCGAGGAACTCATGGGGCGGGCGCGGCACCGGCTGGTGTCGGCGTCGGCCGGCGCCGGAGACAGCGCCTCGAACAACTGA
- a CDS encoding GuaB3 family IMP dehydrogenase-related protein, whose amino-acid sequence MTEIEIGRGKRGRRAYAFDDIAVVPSRRTRDPKEVSIAWQIDAYRFELPFLAAPMDSVVSPATAIRIGELGGLGVLNLEGLWTRYDDPQPLLDEIVGLPVEAATRRLQEIYAAPIKEELIGQRLKEVRDSGVVTAAALSPQRTAEFSKVVVDAGVDIFVIRGTTVSAEHVSGSHEPLNLKQFIYELDVPVIVGGCATYTAALHLMRTGAAGVLVGFGGGAAHTTRNVLGIQVPMATAVADVAAARRDYMDESGGRYVHVIADGGVGWSGDLPKAIACGADAVMMGSPLARAIDAPGKGNHWGMEAVNEELPRGQKVDLGTVGTIEEVLTGPSHTPDGSMNLFGALRRAMATTGYSELKEFQRVEVTVADSQHRR is encoded by the coding sequence GTGACTGAGATCGAGATCGGGCGCGGCAAGCGCGGCCGCCGGGCGTACGCCTTCGACGACATCGCCGTCGTCCCCAGCCGTCGTACGCGCGACCCGAAGGAGGTCTCGATCGCCTGGCAGATCGATGCCTACCGGTTCGAGCTGCCGTTCCTGGCCGCCCCCATGGACTCGGTCGTCTCGCCGGCCACCGCGATCCGCATCGGCGAGCTCGGTGGTCTCGGCGTGCTGAACCTCGAAGGCCTGTGGACGCGGTACGACGACCCGCAGCCGCTGCTCGACGAGATCGTCGGCCTGCCCGTCGAGGCGGCCACCCGCCGTCTCCAGGAGATCTACGCCGCTCCCATCAAGGAGGAGCTGATCGGGCAGCGTCTGAAGGAGGTGCGCGACTCGGGTGTGGTCACCGCCGCCGCGCTCTCCCCGCAGCGCACCGCCGAGTTCTCCAAGGTGGTCGTGGACGCGGGTGTGGACATCTTCGTCATCCGCGGTACGACGGTCTCGGCGGAGCACGTCTCCGGCTCGCACGAGCCGCTGAACCTGAAGCAGTTCATCTACGAGCTCGACGTCCCGGTGATCGTCGGCGGCTGCGCCACCTATACCGCGGCCCTGCACCTGATGCGCACCGGCGCGGCGGGCGTCCTGGTCGGCTTCGGCGGCGGCGCCGCGCACACCACGCGCAACGTCCTGGGCATCCAGGTCCCGATGGCGACCGCGGTGGCCGACGTGGCGGCCGCCCGCCGCGACTACATGGACGAGTCCGGCGGCCGGTATGTGCACGTGATCGCGGACGGCGGGGTCGGCTGGTCCGGCGACCTGCCCAAGGCGATCGCCTGCGGCGCCGACGCGGTGATGATGGGTTCCCCGCTCGCGCGCGCGATCGACGCGCCCGGCAAGGGCAACCACTGGGGCATGGAGGCGGTCAACGAGGAACTGCCGCGCGGCCAGAAGGTCGACCTCGGCACGGTCGGCACCATCGAGGAGGTCCTCACCGGCCCGTCCCACACCCCGGACGGCTCGATGAACCTCTTCGGCGCCCTCCGCCGCGCCATGGCCACCACCGGCTACAGCGAGCTCAAGGAGTTCCAGCGCGTCGAGGTGACGGTGGCGGACTCGCAGCACCGCCGGTAG
- a CDS encoding glycerol-3-phosphate dehydrogenase/oxidase yields the protein MRTATLGPAQRAESLASMAERELDVLVVGAGVVGAGTALDAVTRGLSVGLVEARDWASGTSSRSSKLVHGGLRYLEMLDFALVREALKERGLLLERLAPHLVKPVPFLYPLQHKGWERLYAGSGVALYDAMSMARGHGRGLPVHRHLSRRHALRVAPALKKDALVGALQYYDAQMDDARFVATLVRTAAAYGAKTANRARVTGFLREGERVVGARVQDVEAGGEYEIRAKQVVNATGVWTDDTQAMVGERGQFHVRASKGIHLVVPKDRITSSSGLILRTEKSVLFVIPWGRHWIIGTTDTDWDLDKAHPAASSADIDYLLEHVNSVLAVPLTRDDVQGVYAGLRPLLAGESDATSKLSREHTVAHPVPGLVVVAGGKYTTYRVMAKDAVDEAVHGLDMRVAECVTEDVPLLGAEGYRALWNARARIAARTGLHVVRVEHLLNRYGALAEEVLDLVAADTSLGEPLHAADDYLRAEIVYAASHEGARHLDDVLTRRTRISIETFDRGTRSAREAAELMAPVLGWDKDQIEREVEHYEKRVEAERESQRQPDDLTADAARLGAPDIVPL from the coding sequence GTGAGGACAGCGACCCTGGGGCCGGCGCAACGCGCCGAGTCACTCGCATCAATGGCCGAGCGTGAGCTGGACGTGCTGGTGGTGGGAGCGGGTGTGGTCGGCGCGGGCACCGCCCTCGACGCCGTCACCCGAGGGCTGTCCGTGGGCCTGGTCGAGGCGCGTGACTGGGCGTCCGGCACCTCCAGCCGCTCCAGCAAACTGGTCCACGGCGGCCTGCGCTATCTGGAGATGCTCGACTTCGCGCTCGTCCGCGAGGCGCTGAAGGAGCGCGGCCTGCTGCTGGAGCGGCTCGCGCCTCATCTGGTGAAGCCCGTGCCGTTCCTGTACCCCCTTCAGCACAAGGGCTGGGAGCGGTTGTACGCCGGCTCGGGCGTCGCGCTCTACGACGCCATGTCGATGGCCCGCGGCCACGGCCGGGGCCTGCCCGTGCACCGCCATCTGAGCCGCCGTCACGCCCTGCGGGTCGCGCCCGCTCTGAAGAAGGACGCGCTGGTCGGGGCGTTGCAGTACTACGACGCCCAGATGGACGACGCCCGCTTCGTGGCGACCCTCGTGCGCACCGCGGCGGCCTACGGCGCCAAGACCGCCAACCGCGCGCGGGTCACCGGCTTCCTGCGCGAGGGGGAGCGGGTCGTCGGCGCCCGGGTGCAGGACGTCGAGGCCGGCGGGGAGTACGAGATCCGCGCCAAGCAGGTCGTCAACGCGACCGGTGTGTGGACCGACGACACCCAGGCGATGGTCGGGGAGCGCGGCCAGTTCCACGTCCGGGCGTCCAAGGGCATCCACCTCGTCGTCCCCAAGGACCGCATCACCTCCTCGTCCGGCCTGATCCTGCGCACCGAGAAGTCCGTCCTCTTCGTCATCCCCTGGGGCCGGCACTGGATCATCGGGACGACGGACACCGACTGGGACCTGGACAAGGCGCACCCGGCCGCGTCCAGCGCCGACATCGACTATCTGCTGGAGCACGTGAACTCCGTGCTCGCGGTGCCGCTGACCCGCGACGACGTCCAGGGCGTGTACGCGGGACTGCGGCCGCTGCTCGCCGGTGAGTCGGACGCCACCAGCAAGCTCTCGCGCGAACACACCGTGGCGCATCCGGTGCCGGGGCTCGTGGTCGTGGCGGGCGGCAAGTACACGACCTACCGGGTGATGGCCAAGGACGCGGTGGACGAGGCGGTGCACGGCCTCGACATGCGGGTCGCCGAGTGCGTCACGGAGGACGTGCCGCTGCTGGGCGCCGAGGGGTACCGGGCGCTGTGGAACGCGCGGGCGCGGATCGCCGCGCGGACCGGTCTGCACGTGGTGCGCGTCGAGCATCTGCTGAATCGGTACGGCGCGCTGGCGGAGGAGGTCCTCGACCTCGTCGCCGCGGACACCTCGCTCGGCGAGCCGCTGCACGCCGCCGACGACTATCTGCGCGCCGAGATCGTCTACGCCGCCTCCCACGAGGGGGCGCGGCATCTGGACGACGTCCTGACCCGGCGCACCCGTATCTCCATCGAGACCTTCGACCGGGGCACCCGCAGCGCCCGCGAGGCCGCCGAGCTGATGGCGCCGGTGCTCGGCTGGGACAAGGACCAGATCGAACGCGAGGTCGAGCACTACGAGAAGCGGGTCGAGGCGGAGCGGGAGTCGCAACGACAGCCGGACGACCTGACGGCGGACGCGGCGCGGTTGGGGGCGCCGGACATCGTGCCGCTCTAG
- a CDS encoding sigma-70 family RNA polymerase sigma factor — translation MRDDEAGTAPGAIGALVHRAVDGDEQATHDLLAHVHPLALRYCRTRLSRLPGDARHFVEDLAQEVCVAVLLALPRYKDTGRPFEAFVFAIAAHKVADLQRAAMRHPGSTAVPSDEMPERPDDSLGPEERALLSSDAAWAKKLLANLPENQRELLLLRIAVGLTAEETGQMLGMSPGAVRVAQHRALSRLRALAEQ, via the coding sequence ATGCGCGACGACGAGGCGGGCACTGCCCCAGGGGCGATCGGTGCGCTCGTCCACCGCGCCGTCGACGGGGACGAGCAGGCCACGCACGACCTGCTCGCCCATGTCCATCCCCTGGCGCTGCGCTACTGCCGCACCCGTCTGTCCCGCCTGCCGGGCGACGCCCGGCACTTCGTGGAGGACCTGGCCCAGGAGGTCTGCGTCGCCGTCCTCCTCGCCCTGCCGCGCTACAAGGACACCGGCCGCCCCTTCGAGGCGTTCGTCTTCGCCATCGCCGCGCACAAGGTCGCCGACCTCCAGCGGGCGGCGATGCGCCACCCCGGCTCCACGGCGGTCCCCTCGGACGAGATGCCGGAGCGGCCCGACGACTCGCTCGGCCCGGAGGAGCGCGCCCTGCTCAGCAGCGACGCCGCCTGGGCCAAGAAACTGCTGGCCAATCTCCCCGAGAACCAGCGCGAGCTGTTGCTGCTGCGTATCGCGGTGGGGTTGACGGCGGAGGAGACGGGTCAGATGTTGGGAATGTCACCCGGTGCGGTCCGTGTGGCCCAGCACCGGGCGCTGAGCAGGCTGCGGGCGCTGGCCGAGCAGTAG